In a single window of the Deltaproteobacteria bacterium genome:
- the urtB gene encoding urea ABC transporter permease subunit UrtB — MQLFSGLSLFTVLLLMALGLAIIFGLMGVINMAHGEFMALGAYTTYLTSIVVEQHTPGAMPIYLLVAGLLAFCVAFAAGYGVEWALIRHLYKRPLDTLLATWGLSLVMQQTFRSVFGAQEVGVPMPDWLLGSWKVTETIDIPLNGLFVMGLSIITTAAVFLLLFRSRWGLRVRAVTQNRIMSGAVGINTKKVDRLTFALGCGIAGLGGSAFTTIGSTGPSSGQLYIVDTFLVVVFGGVQSLLGTIASAFTIAESQSSLEFFMSGSMAKVITLLSIIGILLIRPEGLFAAKVRG, encoded by the coding sequence ATGCAACTATTCAGCGGCCTGAGCCTGTTCACCGTGCTCTTATTGATGGCTCTGGGGCTGGCCATCATCTTTGGCCTTATGGGCGTAATCAACATGGCACACGGTGAGTTCATGGCGCTTGGCGCGTATACTACCTACCTCACTTCAATTGTCGTTGAACAGCATACCCCTGGTGCGATGCCGATATACTTGCTTGTGGCCGGGCTGCTGGCTTTCTGCGTCGCTTTTGCGGCAGGCTACGGTGTGGAATGGGCTCTGATTCGTCACCTCTATAAACGTCCGCTGGATACGTTGCTTGCCACCTGGGGGCTGAGCTTGGTCATGCAGCAGACCTTTCGTTCGGTGTTCGGCGCCCAAGAAGTTGGTGTGCCGATGCCGGATTGGTTGCTGGGCTCCTGGAAGGTGACAGAGACGATCGATATTCCTCTGAACGGTCTGTTTGTGATGGGTTTATCGATCATCACTACGGCGGCAGTCTTTCTCTTGTTGTTCCGTTCGCGCTGGGGCTTGCGGGTACGTGCGGTCACTCAGAACCGCATCATGAGTGGCGCAGTGGGGATCAACACCAAGAAAGTTGACCGTCTGACCTTCGCGCTCGGCTGTGGCATTGCTGGCTTGGGTGGTTCCGCCTTTACGACGATTGGCTCAACCGGACCATCGTCGGGACAACTGTATATCGTCGATACGTTTCTGGTTGTGGTCTTCGGCGGCGTACAGAGCTTGCTGGGTACCATTGCGTCAGCCTTTACCATTGCTGAAAGTCAGTCTTCGCTGGAATTCTTCATGAGCGGGTCGATGGCCAAAGTGATCACCTTGCTGTCGATCATCGGCATTTTGCTCATCCGTCCCGAAGGATTGTTTGCCGCCAAAGTCAGGGGATAG